The genomic region GGAAAGACAACGCAAAAAAACTAGAGTTATGGATATGCTTTTCTAAAATTATAATTTACATAAAAAGCTAACTGTAGTTGTGTATGAATATGCgggtttttttttctatttttagctgGCATTCATGTGCCAAATACCTCTATTTATTGAGGTAGAATTGTAATGTTTTCTTTGTTTGTGATCTCTATGATTAGATGATATTTGATCTCATGATCAAGAAGATTTgtaattcatcaaatgaatataaaTTTTTATTCGTTATTGAGCAACAATCTATCTGTgtgttttttaatttcttcatttgatatcagAACTTTTTATTTTCTTCAGAAACAACAATGAAATGACAACAGACACAACCAACTAAAACTAAGAGACATCAATAGAAATAATAGTAAAAATGCCCATTTCTACaagaaaaacacaacaaaaatttctaaatttttttaaaaattatttaaatttttttgattaattGTAGTACCAAGATCCATCTCCACCAGAGTCCTTTTCTTTAAGAAGGGGAATTAAATTTTCATTCTCATTATCGCCATAAccattacatatatttttttaattaaagattctattaaaaaatgaaagatttcagCTAATTTAGAATGCCCATAAATCATCGATAAATTtcacataattttattttaaaaaatataaaactatTACTGTAATTTGAATCCTACAAAACTACAAGCATTTCATAGATGAAGGGTCAGATTGTTATTCTGAAGAGTGAAGGATCCTGCTTAAATTTTAACCCTGGGATAATTCCAAGAGGACAGCTCCCTGCCATCTTCTTATTTTACTCTTGAAATGTGAGAATGGCGTAGTCTTTTGCTTGCTGGGCTTCCTTGGCATCACCATAAGGACTTTGATCTTTAGTGTTTGGCAGGAATCGCACTCCCTGTTCAAACACTCAAATCCACGAAAACCACACTGGTACGTATCAAGACCCCATGATATAAACCTCCAAACAGATAAGTCAGTTAATAGTCTGAAGAACAATCCGGCTGATCCTTATAAAGGGAAATCTTCCTTCCCTTGCGAAATACGCAGTCTGGAGCTTAAGTGAATTAGTTGTAAGACTCTGCAATGGCATTCAGGAATAACGTGGCGTTATTGTTGTTAGTGATGATAACAGTGATGGACTGGCATGCGAATGCCTTGCGAGCAGATATGAAGCGCGTGCATGGCAGCAGTATGACTTCTTCCCAACGCCTCAGCGCTGCCGTCCACAGAAGCAGTGCAAGGCTGAGAAAAATCGAAACATCAGTGACAGGAAAAGCTGTAGACACGGACTTGGCGGCTCCTGTGAACCGGGGAAATAATGTGGCCGAATTCCTGGTATCAATGGGCATCAGAACACCACCGCAAAAAATggttgcaattgtggacacaggcAGCGATCTCATTTGGAAGCAGTGTCAGCCCTGCAAAAACTGCTACGATCAGACCGACCCCATCTTCGACCCCTCCAAGTCGAGCACTTACGCCAAGCTCCCCTGTAACTCCTCCCTCTGCTCTTCCCTTCCTCGCAAGACTGCCAATACGTTTATTCATTCGGTGAAGGTTCCAACAAGACCGGTGTCTTATCAAATGAGACGCTGACAATCTGGGACAACACCGGAAATCTGCAGGGCATTGAAGAGGTTACTTTTGGCTGCAGCCACGAGTAGATGGTTTTACTGATGCAGATGGTGTGTTAGGGCTCGGGCGAGGCAGTTTCTCGCTCGTCTCGCAGATGGGATCTCGATTCTCTTATTGTGTCACCTCTTTCATGGACGAATCTCCCTCAGATACGAGCCCTCTTTTCTTCGGCAGCGCAACTGATTTGAGGGAACTGGTAGGAGTTCAGTTTACGCCATTGATGACAAACCTATTCCGACCAGAGCTCAACAGCTTCTATTACATCTCCGTGGAAGCAATAGCCGTGGGAAACCGATTGGCGTATATTTCGCAGGGGACGCTTGATATACAGGAAGATGGAAGTGGAGGGTTCATCATCGACTCGGGCTCTGCCTTCTCATACTTGATACCCGAGGCATTTAGTCTAGTTGCAGATGCCGTTGATTTGGCTGTGGGTTGGGATCGAGCAGATGGTTCTGATTACGGCTTTAGTCTCTGCTATCAGATACCTCAAGGTAATACAACGTATGTTTTTCCGGATATCACCTTCATTTTTAGCAGAAATGTGCCTTTTGTGGTGGATCAGAAATATAACTTCCGTTTGGTGGACGAGCAAAGCGGTTTGGTGTTCATGCTAATTTTGCAAATTGAGGAGACTTCCGCATTGAAATCACCTTCAATTCTGGGAAGTTATCAGCAACAGAATTATCATATTTTGTATGACAATGGCAATTATATGCTCTCTTTCGCTCCCACCACTTGTGCTGAATTACTCTAACCAGCATTGGACCAAAACTTTCTGGTTACAGAGTCATCTGCAAGTTCTACAGAACCCCGTggactgttgaaatgtggcgactgatcagaaatttttttttgccatttttcgttgataaaaactgacattgtaataaaaccctaaaaagaccgactttgtttgttgccctaaaaacacatgttataagccgCTGGGATGTTTagggcattgtaaggttgatgtactgtttttgctggataataagaaagatgggacggctgtgtatggtggacgttatccattctgggtgaaccacgttaaatctctgtgttatctgtgtcctgttttatttctttatcttttgtatttaaatctgcatataattgttagttcatatttgcttcggatctgcttgaaactctaacaattggtatcagagcgaggttttctataaattggcaggactttcagatttgagtgggagcaatggaggattccaaattcaaggtcgaaaagtttaacggccagaattatcagttatggaaaatgcagatggaggattatttgtatcaaaaggatttgtggcgaccattggaaggaaaggcaaagaaaccaaccacaatgtcagatgaagagtgagacatttcagatagaaaggcactaggatccattcgattgtgtcttgtgccgtctgtagcattcaatataatagaagcaaaaacggctgtagatttgatggcaacattggctaagttgtatgagaaaccctcggcttcgaataaggtatttcttatgaagcgtttgtttaatttgaaaatgagtgagggaggatctatagcggagcacttaaatgaatttaatacaattatcagtcaattgtctttggtaaaaagtacctttgcagaagaggttagggctctcttgattttatgttctttgccagaaagctggaatagcttggttatggttgtaagtaactctatctctggtaaaaatactttggtatttgatgatattgttggtgttattctAAGCGagaaaatgcgaaggaaaagcacaggtgagactctaacatcatcgggtagtgttttgaatgtggagaacagaggaagatcaaaggaaagaggaaaaggccttgggaatgagaagtcatgagggaagtcaaagaaaggacactctcaatctagaggaaagaaagattgttggtactgcggaaagcttggtcatctaaagaaagactgttggtctcagaaaaacaaagaaggagacaaaaatgaaaatgacagtaaggaagctaatattgcaagtaatactttacaagatgctttaatcttatgtttggataatgttaataattcttgggtaatagattctgaagcttcatttcatgctacaccccatagaaaatat from Cryptomeria japonica chromosome 3, Sugi_1.0, whole genome shotgun sequence harbors:
- the LOC131029059 gene encoding aspartic proteinase nepenthesin-2-like — its product is MAFRNNVALLLLVMITVMDWHANALRADMKRVHGSSMTSSQRLSAAVHRSSARLRKIETSVTGKAVDTDLAAPVNRGNNVAEFLVSMGIRTPPQKMVAIVDTGSDLIWKQCQPCKNCYDQTDPIFDPSKSSTYAKLPCNSSLCSSLPRKTANTFIHSPRVDGFTDADGVLGLGRGSFSLVSQMGSRFSYCVTSFMDESPSDTSPLFFGSATDLRELVGVQFTPLMTNLFRPELNSFYYISVEAIAVGNRLAYISQGTLDIQEDGSGGFIIDSGSAFSYLIPEAFSLVADAVDLAVGWDRADGSDYGFSLCYQIPQGNTTYVFPDITFIFSRNVPFVVDQKYNFRLVDEQSGLVFMLILQIEETSALKSPSILGSYQQQNYHILYDNGNYMLSFAPTTCAELL